The genomic DNA CCGTCTACGTCGGCGCCGATGCCGACCTGGTGCGCGGCTTCGTTACCACGCCGCTGGAACGCTCCATCGCGGCCGCGGACGGCATCGAATACATGGAGTCTCAGAGCACCCTCGGCCTTTCCACCATCAGCGTGCGGCTCAGGCTCAACTACGACTCCACCAAGGCCCTGGCCGAGATCAGCTCCAAGGTCGACCAGGTGCGCCGCGACCTGCCCCCTGAGGCCGAGGTGCCGGCGATTAACATCGTCTCGGCCGACAGCCAGTTCGCCTCGGCCTACTTGAGCTTCACTTCCAGCATCCTGCAGCAGAACGAGATCACCGATTATCTCTCGCGCGTCGTCCAACCGCGCCTGTCGGCCATCGCCGGGGTGCAGCGGGCCGACATCCTCGGCGGCCGCACCTTTGCCATGCGGATCTGGCTCAAGCCCGAGCGGATGGCCGCCCTCAACGTCAGCCCGGCCCAGGTGCGCCAGGCACTGGCCGCGAACAACTTCCTGTCCGCCCTCGGCATGAGCAAGGGGGCGCTCATCCAGGTCAACCTGACCGCCAATACCAACCTGCGCACCGTGGATGAGTTCAAGCTCCTGGCGGTGCGGGAACAGAACGGCGCAATCGTGCGCCTGGGCGACATTGCCGACGTGGTGCTGGGCGCCGAGGATTACGACTCCGAGGTGCACTTCTCGGGGCAAACGGCCGTGTTCATGGGGATCTGGCCCCTCCCCAATGCCAACTCCATCGACGTCATCAGGCGCGTGAGCACGGAGATGGCGGCGATCCAGAGAGACCTTCCGAGCGGCATGCAGGCCCGAGTGGCCTATGACGCCACCAACTACATCAACAACGCGATCCGCGAGGTGCTCAAGACCCTCGGCGACACCCTGCTCATCGTCGTGGTCGTCATCTTCCTGTTCCTCGGATCCTTCCGCTCCGTGATCGTCCCGGTCGTGGCGATCCCGGTGTCGCTCATCGGCGGCGTCTTCCTGATGCAGGCCTTCGGCTTCACGGTTAACCTGCTCACCCTGCTGGCTATCGTCCTCTCGGTCGGCCTCGTGGTGGACGACGCCATCGTGGTGGTGGAGAACGTGGCACGCCACATAAGCGAAGGCAAGTCCCCGCGGGAAGCGGCCCTGATCGGCGCCCGCGAGCTGGTCGGGCCGATCATCGCCATGACCATCACCCTGGCTGCGGTCTACCTCCCCATAGGCCTGCAAGGGGGTCTGACCGGCGCGCTCTTCCGGGAATTCGCCTTCACCCTGGCAGGGGCGGTCACCATCTCGGGGATCGTCGCCTTGACCCTGTCTCCGGTCATGTCGGCCACGCTGCTCAAGCCCGGAGCCGGGGAGCGCGGCCTGGCAGGCCGTATCTCCCGCGACTTCGAGCGCATCAAGGGAGCCTACGGACGTCTGCTCGACGCCACCCTCCGGGCCCGTCCGGCGGTCTACACGGTGTGGATCGTGGTAAGCCTGCTCACCATACCGATGTTCATCATGTCCGCCAAGGAGCTGGCTCCCCTTGAGGACCAAGGGGTCATCTTCGGCATCCTCGACGCCTCGGCCAACTCCACCCTTGACCAGACCAAGCGCTACGCAGCGGCGGCCAACCAGGCCTTCATGAGCATCCCCGAGACCGAGTTCACTTTCCAGATCACGTTCCCCAACTCAGGCTTCAGCGGCATGGTGACCAAGCCGTGGGCCGAACGCAAGCGAACCGTCTTCCAGATCATGCCCGAAGTGCAGCAGAAGCTGCAGGCAATCCCCGGCATCCGGATGTTCCCGGTCGCCCCGCCCGCCCTTCCCGGCGGCGGCCAGTTTCCGGTCGAGTTCGTCCTGGCGTCCACGGCCGAGACCGGGCAGATCCTCGAGTTTGCCCAGAAGCTGCAGCTGAAGGCGATGCAGAGCGGCATGTTTGCCTTCCCGCCGCTGATCGATGTCAAGATCGACCAGCCGCAGACCGAGTTCGTCATCGACCGCAACAAGGTGGCCGACCTTGGTCTCAGCCTGGAACAGGTCGGCGCCGATCTGGGGGGCATGGTGGGTGGCGACTTCGTCAACCGCTTCGACATAGCAGGGCGGAGCTACAAGGTCATTCCGCAGATCCAGCGCATTGACCGCCTCAACCCGGACCAACTGAAGAACGTCTATGTCACCGGCCCCAACGGAAAGCTGGTACCGCTTTCCACCGTCGCAACCCTCAAGGAGACAGTGGTCCCCCGCTCGCTCAACCGCTTCCAGCAGCTCAATGCGGTCAAGATCAGCGGCGTGGCAGTGAGGCCGCTGGACGAAGCCCTGCGTTTCCTTGAGGACGAGGCAAGGAAGATCCTCCCCAAGGGCTATGTCCTCGATTACACCGGCGAGTCGCGCCAGCTGCGCACCGAGGGGAACAAGTTCCTTCCCGCCTTCACCCTGGCCGTTATCCTGATCTTCCTGGTGCTGGCTGCCCAGTTCAACAGCTTCCGCGACCCCTTCGTCATCCTTGCCGGCTCCGTGCCGCTGGCGATCTTCGGCGCGCTCATTTTCATCTTCCTGAAGATCCCCGACCCGAACACACCGTTCTGGACCCACGGCTGGACCACCACCCTCAACATCTACTCTCAGGTCGGCCTGGTGACCCTGGTAGGGCTCGTATCGAAGAACGGCATCCTGATCGTCGAGTTCGCCAACAAGCTCCAGCTTCAGGGCCTTGCCAAGCTCACCGCCGTACGCGAAGCGGCCCTGACACGCCTGCGGCCGATCCTGATGACCACCGCCGCCACCATCGCCGGCCACTTTCCGCTGACCCTCGTCACCGGCGCAGGTGCCGCTGCCCGTAACTCCATAGGCCTCGTCCTGGTTGGGGGCTTGTTCGTCGGCACGCTCTTCACCCTCTTCGTCGTCCCTTCCATCTACATGCTTGTCGCCCGCGACCACAGCAAGGACCGCGAGGCCGAGGCAGCCATGACGCCTGCATCCTGAACCGGACAAGCACACAAAAGCAGAACATGTCCCCGCAGCATGCATAAGGAAATTCAAGATGAACTCAGGGTGCGGACTTCAGGATTTCGGGCGAGATGCACAAGACTGGATTGGCACTGATTCGCGATCATCGCTGATTTGCAGGATTCCCGGGGTCACGCTGCTTTTTTTAGCTCCGACGCGTCCGGCTGACAGGTTGGTTGTCGGACTATTTCATTTACATCGCCGGTAATGAGCCGCGCACTGCGCTCGTGCGTGAAGTACGCCCAGACCCATTCACTGAAGACCGCCAGCCTGTTGCGAAAGCCGATCAGCAGGAATATGTGGACAAAGGCCCACAGGATCCACGCGAGAAAGCCCGACACGTGCCTCCCCCCGATCATGGCCACGGCCCGGTGGCGGCCGATCGTTGCCAGGGTGCCCCTGTCCTTGTATTTGAAGGGCACGCGCTTTTCTCCACGCAGGTCCCGAAGAATGTTCTTTGCAGCCGCCCTTCCTTCCTGCGTTGCAGCGGCCCCCAGTGCCGGTACGGGCTTTCCGGCTGCGTCGTTCAGCGCGGCCATATCGCCGATGACGAAGACTTCCGGGTTGCCAGGAAGGCTCTGGTCCGGTTCGACCAGCACGCGGCCTGTTTTGTCGACCCTTGCCCCAAGCTGGCTGCCGAGCGGAGATGCGGCTATGCCGGATGCCCAGAGCGCCACGCTGACGGGTATCCACTCCCCTCCCACTTTGATCCGTCCCGGCTCGACTTCCGTCACGATGCTGTCCGTGCGGACCTTGACGCCCAGCTCCGCCAGCTGCTTTTCGGCCTTTTGGGAAAGGTCTTCCGGGTAGGTGCCCAGGATGCGACCAGAGCCCTCATAGAGGGTAATGCGCGCCGCTGTCGTATCCACTGCCTTGAAGTCATGGGCCAGCGCTCGAGTCGCGATGTCGGCGATCGCCCCGGCAAGCTCCACGCCCGTGGGCCCGCCGCCGATGACGGCGAAGTCCAGGGGCTTGTGAGTGCCTGACACAAGCGCCGACCCTTCGGCAAGCTCGAATGCCAGGAGGATCCGACGGCGGATCTCCAGTGAGTCCTCAATCGTCTTGAGCCCCGGCGCGTCGTGCTCCCACTCGTCGTGTCCAAGGTAGGAATGTCGCGCCCCGGCAGCTGCTACCAGGTAGTCGTAGGGTAATGCCGCCCCATCCTTTAATGTGACACGCCGGCCGGCCAGGTCGAAACCAGTGACCTCGCCCAGAATGACCTCGACATTCGGATAGCGGTACAGGATACGGCGCAGCGGCTGGGCGATCTCGCCCGGTGAAAGCACGGCCGTCGCGACCTGGTACAGGAGCGGCTGAAAGGTGTGGTGGTTCTTCCGGTCGACAAGCGTAACATCGACAGGCTGCCCTGCCAACGCCTTCGCCGCATAGAGGCCGCCGAATCCGCCTCCCACGATCACCACCCTTGCTCTTTTGGAATCTATGGAAGAGTATGCGTTAGTCACGGTTCTCTCACCTCATATTTTTTTCGGCCACAACGTGCCTCTCTTCTCTAACGCAAATATGCGGCCGGAGTAACACTAAAAAAAGTAGAGGAGAAGCGATCACCGGATACGCTTCTCCTCTCCCTCTGAGCTCACGCTTCATGCTCTCTCCGGCATTTACTCACTTCATTGAATGGAGCGCCAGCCGGTTTCCCTCGATGTCTTCGAAATGCGCAATGAACCCGCATTCTCCGATACTTGTTTTCGGCATAAGCGCCTTCCCCTTGTTCGCGTGTATTCTCCTCAAGGTTTCAACGATATCGTCGACGCTGAAATAAACCACCGTTCCTGCATGGGACGGTTCATAGGCCTCTCCCTTGACGAGCGCACCAGCTGATGCCGGTGCTTCCTTCGTATCGGGAAACATCGCCATTTTCATCCCCCCATGTCTTGGGGGGACAACTTTACATCGTGCACTTTTCGTAATATTTAATGGCTCTTCCCGGTCCCTGACCGGAATCTCGAACCAGTTTGCTATATTGATCTGCGTGACAATGACTGTCCCATGCGCCTCCTTCCTCCTGAATCTCCCCTTGCTATTCAGGCGGTGCTCTTGTCAGCGACGCGGCACCAGCCTCCAACGCTGTCTCGCTTAAATTATAACACCGGAGCCAGGTGGGCAAGATTTTCCGCTCTCCGCCTCTCACACCTTAGTATGTGCGGTTTTGACAAACGTTAATGAGGTTAATTTCGACGTGCTGGACAAGGCCTTCCCTGCGGGGAAGTGAACAGGCCCTGAAGGTGTTTGCAAACGAGCAGGAACGGAATACGGTCATGCCCTTTGCGTACAAAAGGACGACCAAGAGAGTCGCTCGAATTGTTCTGGTATGAATCGTCCGAGGCGGAGGGCCGGTAATAAAGGTATCAGTGGCGGGGCATGTCCAGATACAATCAGTCCGATGTCCTGACCGGCTCGCTTCCGATGTTGCTGAAGCCTTCGATGACCGCAAGGTTGGCAATGCCCTTGCTTGAGAATTCCTGCATATACCGATGCCGGATGGGTCCTTCCACCGCCAGACGATCGCTGTCGCTCAGTGCGTTGAGACGATCGCGCCCTCCGGCATGCCGCGCCGCGTCCCGCTCCGTTAATCGGTTGATCAGCTCATCCCAGAAGAGGTGCTCGCCGAACTCATTGACCGCCACATGGGCGAGGGTGTTTTGCTCGAATTCATCGGTGGGGGCATAGACCTTCTCGCCCTCATTATACCTGATCAGATGGTCAAGCCCTTCTCCCTTTGCGAGGGAATAGAGCCTGTGAATGAGCGCGTGGTGCCGCACGCTGCGCGGGTCCGCTCCCCTCCGGTGTCCGGACAGCACCACGTCGGCGATGTGCAGGATGTCCAGCAGGTCGCGGTATTCTTTCGCAGAGATTTCGATGTTCATGGCTAGTGACCCCTCCTCACGTTCGGCCCGGCGATACAACCCTTTAGGGACATTGATATGTCAAAGGTTACTCTTCTCATGTATTGCTACTCTCTTCGATTGCAATGGAAAAACCATTTGAGACGGCCGTTCTCCTTTTTTACGAATGGACTGACACACTGTCTGCAGTCCCCTATCCCTGCTTGAGAATCGAACAGGACCCAGCAGTTTAAACCATCCATGATCTTCTGGCCCTTTACCGGGATTTTATCATAGGCCGCGGTCTTACGCCATGAGGAATACGAAAGGCTCGGTTTCTTTGTTACGGATTTTTTTGATCAACAGGGGATGCTTCTTGTCCCGTGCCCGATTTTATTATGGGACTTTTATTTCCGTCTCAGCATAGAGGTGACATCTTTTATCGCCTCTCACAATCATCGCATGCCGTTGCCTTGATCTAAGTCTACATA from Nitrospirota bacterium includes the following:
- a CDS encoding NAD(P)/FAD-dependent oxidoreductase; this encodes MTNAYSSIDSKRARVVIVGGGFGGLYAAKALAGQPVDVTLVDRKNHHTFQPLLYQVATAVLSPGEIAQPLRRILYRYPNVEVILGEVTGFDLAGRRVTLKDGAALPYDYLVAAAGARHSYLGHDEWEHDAPGLKTIEDSLEIRRRILLAFELAEGSALVSGTHKPLDFAVIGGGPTGVELAGAIADIATRALAHDFKAVDTTAARITLYEGSGRILGTYPEDLSQKAEKQLAELGVKVRTDSIVTEVEPGRIKVGGEWIPVSVALWASGIAASPLGSQLGARVDKTGRVLVEPDQSLPGNPEVFVIGDMAALNDAAGKPVPALGAAATQEGRAAAKNILRDLRGEKRVPFKYKDRGTLATIGRHRAVAMIGGRHVSGFLAWILWAFVHIFLLIGFRNRLAVFSEWVWAYFTHERSARLITGDVNEIVRQPTCQPDASELKKAA
- a CDS encoding efflux RND transporter permease subunit codes for the protein MNITDLFIRRPVLALVVSLVIIIAGLQAVRTLNVRQYPRSENAAVTVTTVYVGADADLVRGFVTTPLERSIAAADGIEYMESQSTLGLSTISVRLRLNYDSTKALAEISSKVDQVRRDLPPEAEVPAINIVSADSQFASAYLSFTSSILQQNEITDYLSRVVQPRLSAIAGVQRADILGGRTFAMRIWLKPERMAALNVSPAQVRQALAANNFLSALGMSKGALIQVNLTANTNLRTVDEFKLLAVREQNGAIVRLGDIADVVLGAEDYDSEVHFSGQTAVFMGIWPLPNANSIDVIRRVSTEMAAIQRDLPSGMQARVAYDATNYINNAIREVLKTLGDTLLIVVVVIFLFLGSFRSVIVPVVAIPVSLIGGVFLMQAFGFTVNLLTLLAIVLSVGLVVDDAIVVVENVARHISEGKSPREAALIGARELVGPIIAMTITLAAVYLPIGLQGGLTGALFREFAFTLAGAVTISGIVALTLSPVMSATLLKPGAGERGLAGRISRDFERIKGAYGRLLDATLRARPAVYTVWIVVSLLTIPMFIMSAKELAPLEDQGVIFGILDASANSTLDQTKRYAAAANQAFMSIPETEFTFQITFPNSGFSGMVTKPWAERKRTVFQIMPEVQQKLQAIPGIRMFPVAPPALPGGGQFPVEFVLASTAETGQILEFAQKLQLKAMQSGMFAFPPLIDVKIDQPQTEFVIDRNKVADLGLSLEQVGADLGGMVGGDFVNRFDIAGRSYKVIPQIQRIDRLNPDQLKNVYVTGPNGKLVPLSTVATLKETVVPRSLNRFQQLNAVKISGVAVRPLDEALRFLEDEARKILPKGYVLDYTGESRQLRTEGNKFLPAFTLAVILIFLVLAAQFNSFRDPFVILAGSVPLAIFGALIFIFLKIPDPNTPFWTHGWTTTLNIYSQVGLVTLVGLVSKNGILIVEFANKLQLQGLAKLTAVREAALTRLRPILMTTAATIAGHFPLTLVTGAGAAARNSIGLVLVGGLFVGTLFTLFVVPSIYMLVARDHSKDREAEAAMTPAS